One genomic segment of Impatiens glandulifera chromosome 6, dImpGla2.1, whole genome shotgun sequence includes these proteins:
- the LOC124942439 gene encoding YTH domain-containing protein 1, giving the protein MSTDTARENASVVDSSLTEWKNDTGTVDDPETPSCRRNEDPPSAMQQILGYDQMENSKEIVNGNLCGTRYFVIKSLSHENIQLSVENGIWATQVMNEPILEDAFHNSRRVILIFSVNMSGFFQGYAEMMSSVGWRRDTVWTQGTGSKHPWGRSFRIRWLRLHDLPFQKTLHLRNPLNGYKPVKISRDCQELPQHIGEALCDLFGEKDDLDANFKMDEFLSERPCLESRSSMQNEAFGIPPLQMGWANNSPMIYSSLFHPHYQAEANRYPGSAKFAHHKQSRVNLGNNNCQQLDQISSSHHECRGLSAERSSLMSTLTDDNILEMSYEEYLEAHSRSSKRLYQPVVGVSREKRESTSKDDNGGSDSSQTDQSEKKKMKKRKNHHHHQSSV; this is encoded by the exons ATGTCTACTGATACAGCAAGGGAAAATGCTTCTGTTGTTGACTCATCTTTGACAGAATGGAAGAATGATACAGGAACTGTGGATGATCCAG AGACTCCAAGCTGTCGACGAAATGAAGATCCCCCCTCTGCAATGCAACAAATACTAGGCTATGATCAGATGGAAAACTCAAAAGAAATTGTAAATGGTAATTTGTGTGGAACGAGATACTTCGTTATCAAGAGCTTGAGCCATGAAAATATTCAGTTATCAGTAGAGAACGGTATTTGGGCCACTCAAGTTATGAATGAACCCATTCTAGAAGATGCCTTTCAT AATTCTAGGAGAGTGATATTAATATTCAGTGTCAACATGAGTGGCTTCTTCCAAGGATATGCTGAAATGATGTCATCTGTTGGGTGGAGAAGAGATACTGTATGGACTCAAGGAACTGGAAGCAAGCATCCTTGGGGACGTAGTTTTAGGATCCGATGGCTGAGATTACATGATTTACCTTTTCAGAAGACACTTCATCTTAGAAATCCACTAAATGGCTATAAGCCTGTAAAAATTAGTAGAGATTGCCAG GAGTTACctcaacatataggagaagcTCTTTGTGATCTTTTTGGTGAGAAGGATGATTTGGATGCTAACTTCAAAAT GGATGAATTTCTTTCCGAAAGGCCATGTCTAGAATCTCGAAGTTCTATGCAAAATGAAGCATTTGGCATCCCTCCATTGCAGATGGGATGGGCTAATAATTCTCCCATGATTTATTCTTCCTTGTTTCATCCACATTATCAAGCTGAAGCAAATAGATACCCTGGCTCAGCTAAGTTTGCTCATCATAAACAGTCACGAGTTAATTTGGGCAATAACAATTGTCAACAACTAGATCAGATTAGTTCATCTCATCATGAATGTCGAGGTTTGTCCGCAGAAAGAAGCTCCCTCATGAGTACACTGACAGATGATAACATCCTTGAAATG TCATATGAGGAATATCTGGAAGCCCATAGCCGGAGCAGCAAACGCTTGTACCAACCT GTTGTTGGCGTATCTCGCGAAAAAAGGGAATCAACTAGTAAAGATGATAATGGCGGCTCTGATTCATC GCAAACGGATCAAagtgagaagaagaagatgaagaaaaggaagaaccaccatcatcatcaatcatctGTATGA